A single Lathyrus oleraceus cultivar Zhongwan6 unplaced genomic scaffold, CAAS_Psat_ZW6_1.0 chrUn0647, whole genome shotgun sequence DNA region contains:
- the LOC127114612 gene encoding uncharacterized protein LOC127114612, translated as MAERNAGRNDEALAAAMQAMAQAFQNPPNADENVGSRSLATFQRENPPTFLGRYDPEGALAWLKEIERIFRVMDCTLVQKIRYGIHKLSGGADDWWVDTRLRLETAGEEITWEVFRREFLRKYYPEDVRGKKEIEFLELKQGNLSVTEYAAKFTELAKFYPHYDGANAEFSKCIKFENGLRPEIKKAVGYQKIHVFADLIDSCRIFEEDNNAHYKILSEKRGRGQHSRGKPYETPVGKGKQKVIPGRRTSGGDAPTNVICFKYGKPGHKSNVCRLGETRCFRCGMPGHAARDCKQKDVVCFNCGEGGHMSAKCQKPKRGQESGKVFALSGWM; from the coding sequence ATGGCCGAAAGAAACGCTGGGAGGAATGATGAGGCTCTTGCTGCAGCTATGCAGGCAATGGCTCAGGCGTTCCAGAACCCACCCAATGCTGACGAGAACGTGGGGTCTCGTAGTCTGGCGACGTTTCAGAGGGAGAACCCGCCTACTTTTCTGGGTAGGTATGATCCTGAAGGAGCCTTGGcttggttgaaggagattgaaagaatcttcagagtgaTGGATTGCACTCTTGTGCAAAAGATCCGTTATGGAATTCATAAGCTGTCAGGTGGAGCCGATGATTGGTGGGTGGACACTCGTCTAAGGTTGGAAACTGCGGGCGAGGAGATTACTTGGGAAGTGTTTCGTAGAGAATTTTtgaggaagtattatccagaAGATGTGCGAGGAAAGAAAGAGATTGAATTCCTCGAGTTGAAGCAAGGGAACTTGTCAGTcacggagtatgctgctaagttcactgAATTGGCTAAGTTCTATCCTCACTATGATGGAGCCAATGCCGAATTCTCtaagtgcatcaagtttgaaaatggattgcgTCCAGAAATTAAGAAAGCTGTGGGATATCAAAAGATTCACGTCTTTGCGGATCTGATTGATAGTTGTAGAATCTTTGAAGAGGACAACAATGCACACTATAAGATCTTGTCTGAGAAGAGAGGAAGGGGTCAACACAGCCGTGGTAAGCCATATGAAACTCCGGTTGGGAAAGGGAAACAGAAAGTGATTCCGGGTCGAAGAACAAGTGGGGGAGATGCTCCTACTAATGTTATCTGTTTCAAGTATGGAAAGCCGGGTCACAAGAGTAATGTGTGTAGGCTTGGTGAAACGAGATGTTTCCGTTGTGGTATGCCGGGACATGCGGCTCGTGATTGTAAGCAGAAGGATGTTGTTTGCTTTAACTGTGGGGAAGGAGGACATATGAGTGCTAAATGTCAGAAGCCAAAGAGGGGACAAGAGAGTGGTAAAGTGTTTGCTTTGTCGGGTTGGATGTAG